DNA from Quercus lobata isolate SW786 chromosome 1, ValleyOak3.0 Primary Assembly, whole genome shotgun sequence:
CTAAAGTTGTTATCTCCTCGTCTAGTAATAGTGTAGATAAAGCTATAGACAAGTACCATGACTCCACCAGTTATAGTGGCTCTAGTAGCAACAGTATTAGTAGTGGTAACACCACGGACGAGGAATACACCTCTAGTGTTCCTGGAATTCCTCTTGAGGTTCTTCAGGAACATCTTAGGACGAGGGTAGCTTCCGAGGCTGGCACCTCGACGAGTATTCCTTCGTCTCCTCCTTTAGACGAAGTAGAAACTGTGTACAATTGTGCTGTAGGTATTCCTTCCAAAACAGACGAAAGTAGGCTTACAATACTTAGGAGTTGGTACCAGATCCCAGACGACCTCAACCCTAGGTTAGCCGTCCATGGAGAGTGGTGCTGCCAACCCCATTTTGGGATAGGTATTTGTGGGTACTTGCCCCGCCATTAAGCAAtgtttgtccgctttggggagccaatCCCTCTCGGTTTTGTCACAAAGGGGTGGGAGCTCAGGATTTTCACCCTTTGGGCTTGACACCCGAGTCTTACATCACCTAAGTAACCCTCCCACTCGTGGTTTATAAGCTTCTAGAGTGACCATGAGTGTACCACAACTACACAtttggggcaagccttgttcaaATTGGTGAAGTCCATGCACATCCTCCATTTGCCATTagccttcttgaccatcaccacattaACCAACCAGTCCGGGTAATAAACTTCCCAGATAAATTTTGCTGTAGTTAGCTTTTGAACTTCATCTTTAATGGCATTGTCTCATTCAGGGGCAaacactcttttcttttgacaCATAAGCTTGGAGGAAGGATATACGTTTAGACAatgggtaatgacactagggtcAATACTTGGCATGTCTTCGTGACTCCATGCGATTACATCAATGCTCTTCTTTAGGAATTAGATAAGGTCTTGCTTCATCCTTCTTTCCATACTTGCTCCAACCTTTGTATACTTTTCAAGGTTATTCTCATTCAAAGGAATATCTTCCAACACTTCGGTGGGCTCTATAACAACTCTTCTCTCCTCAATACTCATTGTCTAAACCTGTTCGTCCATAGCCAGCATGGCCAAATAACACTCTCTTGCTGCTATTTGTTCTCTTTGAACTTGCCCTACCCCGTACTCCGTAGGGAATTTAATTGATAGGTGGTAGGTAGATGTCACTGCCTTCAAGCTGTTCAGGTTGGTCTTCCGAAGTTAATCACGTCCAAACCTCATTTGTTGGAAGGCGGGGTAATACAGGATGTCTGTTGAACTTCCATTGTCTACCAACACCTTTTTAGTCATATAATCAACAATGAGCAAAGTGATAACGATTGCATCATCATGCAAGTGGTGAACTCTTTCAGCATCCTCGTCTGTGAACGTGATGGCAGGCTCGTCCGTCCTCATCCTTAGTGATCGTCCAGAGAGTTGGATGTTTTGCACCACGTTGAGATACGTCTTTCTTGACTTGGAAAACTGTCCTATTGAAGTACCTCCCATAATCACCATTATTTCTCCAAGTGGAGGTCGTGGCGGCTCTTCTAGCTTTCCCTTCAACTTCTCGTCTTTGTGatctcgtccaaggaaattTCTCAATTTCCCTTGATTGATACGATTTTCTATCTGCTGCTTCAAATCAAAACACTCGTCTgtgtcatgcccatggtctCTGTAGAAGCAGCAATACTTGTTCCTATTGCGCTTGTTGGAATCTCCCTTCATTTTTTCCAACCATTTCaaggaaggatcatccttgatttgcataagcaCCTATTCAAGTGGTATGTTCAAGGGCGTGTACTGCTGACTCCGTGCTGAAGAGTCTGCCTTCTTGTTGTCTCGATCTTTCTTCTCTCCCGTCTGTCCCTTCTTTAGACAAGGACCTTGTTCAGAGTGGAGTGAGAGATCCGCTTCCATTCTCTCagctctcttccttttcttagCTATAATTGCATCTTCCACATTCATACAATTTTGAGCCAAACGGACAAGTTCAACCATGGTTTGAGGCTTTTGCTCGTAAAGCTTATGGATGAATAAGTCAAAGTTAGCTCCATTATGGAAGGCCGCCAGTAACAACTTGTCGTCCATCTCATCCACCATTAGGGCTTCTCTGTTGAAACGAGTAATGAAGGACCTCAGGCTTTCATTCTCTCCTTGCTCTATGGTTAGCAGGCTGGACGAGGAATGTTTGTGCCTTTGTCCTCCAATAAAATTATTGACGAACAACTTACTCAATTCTTCAAAAGAACTCACTATATTCGAAGGTATCTTGCTGAACCACACTCGCGCTGGCCCTTTAAGGGTGATAGGGAAGGCTTTACACATAATCTCGTTTGGaaccccttgaaggtgcatcgtAGTCTTAAAAGTAGCAATATGATCGAATGGGTCACGTGTTCCATCATACGAGTCCAAGGAAGGCATCTTGGACTTCGGAGGCAAGGGgtgaccgttgatggaagccgtgaAAGGGGAGTCCGTTCGATGAACTAAATCCTCTACGGGATTCGCCCTTCTCATGTTCTCCCTCATCTCGTCCATGACCTTCCTCATCTGGTCCATCTCCCTCTCCAAGTGGGTCCATCTCCCTCTCCAAGTGTGGCACCCTTCGTGAAGTGGTACCCTTTGACTGGCTTTCCGGCTCAGCATTTCCTCTATCTTCTTGACTCTGGGCTTATCCTTCAGCATATCCTTCATGCCTTTGTCTCCTTAGGTTAATCTCTCTGGTCAACTCTTGGTTCTGATGGGTTAGCTTTGCCATGGCGGCTGCCATGGACTACAGGTGTTGAATGGAAGAGGGTTGCATGACAAGCGCTGACTGACGATCACGGTGGGGATTACTAGAGGCATCCCTACTCTCTTGATGGCCTAAACTAATGGCCCTTAATCTTGTCAAACCATGTAGCCTTTTGTCggaaaaagaaattgcaaaacacaaacaatgatctttcccacagacggcgccaactgatgatgtaCAGAAAATCAGTAAGTTGAATGCTCCGGGCTTCAAAGATCTAAACACTCTTTGGAATgcctaaaaaagaaaacacactATCAAATGTGACTGGGGTGCACCGGCCAAAAAACCTccaatgcttaagttagtttctcTTTAAGATTATGGAATTCCAACTTTTTAGGAATTGTAAAAACCTACCTTCATCTGGTCCGAATGTGGTGTTTATATAGCATGCTCTTGGAGTGGTTATTTGATTTGTAACTTCCTCTGTATTTGAGGAACTCAGAGGGTTCAAGgataacttccataaccgctatGGGAGTTATCATATTTCATCTTCTATAATTGTTATTGGCAATTAAGTACTCAGTAGGAAGATATAGTGATGAATCGGGGCCTTACTCATGCCTTGGAATAATAACACGTGGTTCAACTTACTAGTTTGTGTAGATAAACTTCCTTGGAACTTTTCCAAGTGTTGGGGATCATCCTGGTACAATCCTCATGGACGACCATAAACCTATGGACGACTGTTTTGTTAAGCATAGCTACTCTTGTCTTCCTGGCCTGGACAACTCCTATGGACGAGTTTGGAGTTCATCAATTCTTAGTTCACCATCactaacaatctcccacttgtCCTAAAGACTATTGTGCACTAATCTAACTCCCATTCCCTCCAAATGGGACTCAAAAGTCCTTTGAGGCAAGGCTCTGGTAAAGCGATCTGCTAGATTATTTGCACTTTCAATCTTTGCTACTACTACATCTCCACGAGCAACAATGTCTTGAATGATGTGGTACTTTCTCTCAATGTGCTTTACTTTCTTATGATTCCTTGGATCTTTGGATTTTGTAACCGCTCCACTATTGTCGCAAAACAATGTGATAGGAACTTGCTCCATTCTCACAACACCAAGATCAGAAAGGAATTTCTTGAGCCAAACAGCTTCCTTTGCCGCTTCACAAGCAGCCTTGTAGTTTgctttataaaaaagaaagtctaatgaaacaaacttcaccaaaaatatttagtttaagCACCATCGATACTGCATACAGCATTCATTCTGTTGTTTGTGTATTTTGATCTGTGAATACCCTAAGTGGCGGATTCAAATGTGAATAATTGAAAGATTGTTGTCAATTTTATGGTATCGAATTATGCGTGTATGTAGCAACTTTCACGGAGTGATGAAATATTGAAATCTCAGATTTTGTGCTAGAAAATGGTTAGGTCTAGCCCCTAACAGCTTGAATGAAAAAGATGGTGATTT
Protein-coding regions in this window:
- the LOC115952709 gene encoding uncharacterized protein LOC115952709; the protein is MKGDSNKRNRNKYCCFYRDHGHDTDECFDLKQQIENRINQGKLRNFLGRDHKDEKLKGKLEEPPRPPLGEIMVIMGGTSIGQFSKSRKTYLNVVQNIQLSGRSLRMRTDEPAITFTDEDAERVHHLHDDAIVITLLIVDYMTKKVLVDNGSSTDILYYPAFQQMRFGRD